The Arvicanthis niloticus isolate mArvNil1 unplaced genomic scaffold, mArvNil1.pat.X pat_scaffold_392_arrow_ctg1, whole genome shotgun sequence sequence GTCATCATCATTATTGATATTATATGTAAGCATGCAAGGCATGGAGTGATGACACAGTGGTTACAagaacttgtttcttttttagggGGCATGACTGACTCCACCACACACCTGGACTGCCAATAACCATCTCTAAATCCAGAACCAGGGTATCCAAGGCCTTCTTATTACCTCTATgggcacacttacacacacacacacacacacacacacacgcgtgcacaaacacacacacacacacacacacacacacacacacacacacacacacacacacacaagttaatcataaaaaagaaaccatgtcttaagTTTGCCTTCTGCTTTGCTTATTCTGAAGGCAGATATATGAAAATTTCACGTTTTTAGGTCATCTTAGTGGAAGAACATTGTTATATTAATTTCCACTCAAAACCAAGATTGGCAACATCTACGCATCTCATTCTCCCCATGTCAAACCTATGAAGTGAATAAGCTAATATGATAAAAGTTATTTCTGTAAGACTCAAACCCAAGAACTGTGGTTTTATTACAGGTCAAGCATAGGGTATAATAATCAAGTATTTTTATAATGCAACTGAACCAAGCTTAAATTCTATTGGTTGGTCAgggttttgttttagttgttttttgtttgtttgtttgtttgtttgtttgtttttgttgtttttttggttttggttttggtttttgggttcttttgttgtttttagcagtttctttgttagggtttcattttctcatctgtaagatgAATATAATAATGCTGCCCAGCACATGCATTCATATGGTGAGAGTTAAATATGACAATGTTTAAAACCTAGAGAAGGTAGTAAGGGTATTGCAATGAAGCCCATTATCTATTGTGCCTTAGAAGCCTGGCCAGAATTCCCTCAGCCAACACtgaaatctttatttctttttccttccccttcttccccttcccctttcccttcatCTCGTCCCCTTCCCcgtcccctccccttcctgttcccctcccctctcttttcttccccttcctttttcccttcccctttcccctcctcttcctcttcttcttcctcttcctctccctctccttctccttcctctcttctactttttcttcctcttcttctttcttgtcttcttttctcttctttcctcttcttacttttcttctttcctcttctttttcttttccttctcctcctcctcctctacctcctcttctttcttctttctatcatAGTGGCTTTCTCTGGCTGGATTTTGTAAATTATTACTTTCTCTTCACAACTTTCCTAGATGTTGGTCTCCTTCCACACCATGcagaattaaattatttattgggAGTAAGAATATACTTTCACAAAATCTGTGGCTGCACCCACTATGCAAACTTTGGATGATGCAAAAACTCAATGATTCCTAGTTTtacttcttattctttctttaaatatgtatttactttatGAAACTTTGTTAACCTCTGAatgatatagaatatatatttggaaaaaatgcaataaaatacatTAGAATGTCTATTTTGTCATACTCACACTATATATTGATTAGTCTTAAAAGTAGTGagtatattttttccatttattcattAAGTCCATATCcaagaaaaagtataaataatgtgaaaattaatattaatgcaTTCCAATAATTCTAAAGATAATGAcagtatttttctcttaaaatttaagCAAATCAAgaccattttctttgttttttgaaactatTTCTTCAGCTTTTAGTATTATAGTAATTttacaattttttcatttttctcttttattttctttctcaaaactctgttatataatttttgtacttttgtttcaaattcatggcccctctttttattattttatgtttcttacaTGTGTATAATTTCTATACATTTTCTATCACCTTTGGAAAATGGGAgcaatcatttttatatatttatttgatatgaCACTGAGttgttttgttaaatgaaaaGTCTATGTGATAAATTGCTACAAAAGACTGAAAGAACCAAGGCCATTAGgataaaagaaaatgatcaaaTTGACTTTTGTATGAATGGGTTATAAGACTCGGATAATATTAATATGGTTttgactatttttctttcttaggttcTCTTCTAATCCAGTGGCATCATAAATCACTGAATTAAACTGTCAAGTTTTAAGGCATCTTAGATTCTTTGCACATACTGTTTATGTTCAGTCATACTGAGctagaaagaaaatatgatttgctgatgtttatttaataattctgttCATACATTCATGACTGATTGTTTTGAGTTATATCTTTGGTAACTTTTTGCTTCAATCCTAACTAAGATTTAGTTCACGTAAGTTATGAGACACACCAGTGAATACTGCTGAGTCTTCTGCTATGTGgttaataactatttttaatgttttccattcttaatgtttaaattttctttcttctagtatATATTTTGTTACTTTATATTTAGAGAttcaagtattttctttaaaattaacttaGATTCTGTATGGCTGGCAAATGATCATTCAATATTTAATCAAATTAAATCAATTCTTTGTCTATTGTCCTTCACTGATTGCTTCCTGCATTTAATatgaatagaaatttatttttgtggtaatttttattgaatattttatttatttacaatacgtATATCCCCTTTTCCCAAAacccctccctagaaactcctatcccattccccctcctcatttatgcttttataccattttggttACATGCGTGTATTAAGAtcacttctaggttgagggtctagtaatacactagatgcagatagtcaaggaacaagcaatataataaacacaaatagtcaaagaaagagcaacgcattaaacccaattacataaacattcccatgatcactgtttttaaggacttatcaggatgaccaaagtatctgggcctacttccctgtcctagcccaaggtcattttcatgtctaaagtcTAAAACTGAAGTCTAAAacttagatttctgtctgaaattacttctttgttgtagcctaatatttaggttcctgcctgagttacttctttgttctagcctaagatttagattcctacctgaaattacttctttgttgtagccagattggctttgttgttgttgttgttgttgttgttgttgttgtcagattcttgcctgaagcctacttccttgtccttggtcaatgtcatatttctgccaagcagcccatttccttatccttggcccatgtcagcttcttgccaagcagccccaaaggctctctgtctctccccctttctttatttcattaacaagactgagcctgtcttaggacattctgaaaagaatgccttccttacctgtcattaaatatacattatcaaaaacaatgcatgTCTTACCATGAAAATTTTATAATGAGGATTATCATCATTTTGTCTCTGTTGTGAACACCTTCTCTATTCCTATTAATCACTCTCTAGCTTTCTATAACACTAAAACTGAATAAAtagtaagaaaattaaattaacaaaatcgTTCTGTTAAAAAAAGCACAATAACAATGAACTACTTCTTTAGCAAGGAGCCTTAAATATCTTTCAAGGTAAGATTTGCAGAACATCaactgaaagaaattaaagtataGCTGATATGCTTTGAAACTAACACCATTCCCTGAAAGTGTCAGGTTTTGAACATTTTCACCATTGGTTGGTTgtactttgaaaaaatattaatttccaaTAGATATATGAAAAAAGATCAACATATTTAGCTGTTAGAAAAATTTAATCAACATTTTGGTAAGATTCCATGTCACTGCTCTGAAAATGATTGCACTCCggaaaaataaaaggacaaaTGTTGGTGATGATGTTCCCACAAGAAAATGACTCTTGCAGGGTGCTGGTGGAGACATAAACTGGGCATCCCCTCTGGATATCAgtataaaaatacttaaattatTAGAAGGAGAACTCCTATAAGTTTTatgttttctggatgtttttatgAGGAAGTCATGGTCAACATACAATATAGACATGCACACTTGTCTTTACAATGGTACCATTCACAATAGACAAGCCAGCCTAAGTATATGTTACCAGATTAATATGTTAGAAAGATACAAAAGAGAGTTTGTCAAACACTATGAACAAAATATGCCATTTTTaggaaaatatataaagttatgAATCTTTGTGTTGAGAAAGCATAGTCTCCTTAAGTAAAGGATTGGGTTTTCTCTCATGTATGAAGTCCATGTGTTAAAAAGAGACATGACAATAGAGGTACCATTAGGATGATGAATGTGGAAATGAAGcagggaaaataaataataaataaagggaGTGAATATAGTCAGAGCATATATTGCATGTATAAAATCTCATAATAAAACTTAGTTTATACAACTAAAATATGCAAATGAAGCTaagagggctggggaaatggctgactttacaaaatatttgcattttccaCATGACAACCAGAGTATAAATCTCCAGAACCTATACAAAGACTTCAGCATGTGTGTTAGACATTTGTAATTTTACAGCTTGCCTTTTGCTttcatttaatcataaaaatacaaacaataaaatatgccattttatgaaaatatataaagcaatAGATTtttttgagtgagtgagtgagtgagtgagtgagtgagtgagtgagtataGATAGTCTCCTTAAGTCAAGGATCTGGTTTTCTCTCACATACAAAATCCATGTGTTAAAAAGTCTCTGTTTACGGAGAACCTCATACATGGTTCTCATATCTATATCACTTTGCCTCTCCCACTTCAAACTCCTTCCATGAGCTTCCTATTCTAATCATTCTTGTTACATAtagatctatatatatatatatattgtatcttCAACCTCCTGAGTCCCTTTACTATTGCTTCTATGTAAGTATGTTCAAGGCTGACTTCAGCTCAGCAATTAGTGGCCCACTGCACATCTTCAACTACAAGGTGGGTTCGGGTGGAATTTCTGCTGTTGCCACTGTCAAGTCAAGGGGTGGTATTATTGTCCTGGTCACAATCTGAGGACTAGAGTGTTGGGATTTCATGGGTTACTTTCCTTAGGCCTGAGAAGAGAACCAGGACTTATCTTTTAGCCACACATATCCAGTCATGTGTATATCTGGAAGGATACAGATTATACAGATTACCTGAGTATAGTGATCAGTCTGGATGTCATCATCTGTGGACGGCCATTCTCCATACTTGAAGTACTTAGACTCATTGTACCAGATTTCAATTACTTTTGACCAGGAAGAAGGATAATGTTCCATAAACATATTTTCTCCACAAAATGTATCTgaaatgaggaaaaaaacaaaatgcatctgaaatgaggaaagaaaaatgactgcgtaagatttttataaattagaacacattagttctctttcttttatttcccaaATGTTTTCATGATTACCTAAGGCATCATTTTAAAACAGGAAGTAAACTCAGTTGTTTATCTATTTTGCTGAATGTCCATGTGCTCAAGTCTGGTGAGAGATGTCACTGACAGATGATAAGAAAGCTTTAAGATCATGACTGCAGATAACTCGACCTCTGTAACCTATCAGCTCAAGGATAATGGTCAGAGTCTATATGGACATGTGGGAGCTTATAGTGAGCAGGCTTTGGAGTTGAAAGCAGTTACTAGAGTACACGTTCTCAAACAATATTAGATCCATTTGTCATACATGCCTTCCATACGATGTGGTATTGAGGAATGATCTGTCTTTCTCTAGAATACAAAGATACTCCCACTATTTAACAACTTCACATAAGAATACCAATAATCTGTAGGaataaatttgtatttgtatcttttaaattttgttttctgaaaccagaaaataaaaatcaagctcCTGCCTTTAACGTgatccatcccccacccccccgaGGCATTTTATTCCAATGTTGGAAAAACTATTTAACAAAAGTTAATTCTTGCAGATCCATACATACTTGGTAGTCTCCTCTCAATCGCATCACTCTGCGATTTGTCACAGTACCTCGCCAAGATTCTAGCGTTCTCTGCAGCAGCTGAACTCCAACTCTATAAGGGAAGAGAATATCCAGAAACACAATGAAATTAGCTTTCACAACCTAATACTCTtgctttttgtaaaaaaaaaaaaatgtgggattCATTATATCTTATCTTGTGGAAACTGGACTTTTACAtggataaatttttattaaatattcccgtagaaacaaaaagaagacaagTGTGAAATTCATTTCAGTTTCCTGTGATATTACAAATTCAAAATTATAATCTTCAGACCATAGCTCGTTTCTTAGAATTTAAGTTTAAAGTTCCAGGAAAACAGATCACAATCGGAAAGCTAACCCAATAACTTGTCAGTTGTTTTACCTCTGTGctggcaacttgacacaaactagagtcacctggaaagagaacTGCTCCTGAAGAAACTGCCTTCATCATATTGGCTTGGGAGCATGTCTTTGGGGACATACTCTTGATCAGTGACTACATGTGGTTCTGGatgatataagaaagcaggcagggtAAGTCATGAAGAATAAGCCAGTAAAAGGCATTCTTCTATGGTCTCTACTAGACCTTGCCTTGACCTTCCTCAACAACATATTGTGATCTGGAATTGTAGACCAAATAAACCCCCTTCTTTATGTTCCCTTAGGTTAGTGTTTTATCATGACAACAAAGATGCAAACAAGAAAGCTGTGGACTTGTCATTTCACCTCTTCGAGTCCTAGCATCTGTAAAGTTGATATGAGAGTTATGCCAAAAGTTTTGTTCAGTGGGCAGTCCTTACAATAAACCTGTGATATTCTAAGTCTTAAAATGTGTGCTCAGCACACAAATAACTTCTGTGAATACAAGCAGAGTCATATAGCCCTACCTCAAACAATGATTAAAGCAAAGAATTTAATGTCCCTAGAAGCTGTTACTAACCATATTCTTCCACTCTTGCAGTAACTCAAAGGGGCCAACAATATTATTCTACAtgtgaccatttttaaaaatatcttattttttaatgttcattgattttttttgcatgtgtatctgtttgcttgtttcagataacctggaacaggagttatagacCGTTGTGAGTTGCCATGCAAGTGTTGGAAATTGAAGCCTGATTtttggaagaccagccagtgctctaatctgcggaggcatctctccagccccaaactggAGTTGTGAAGCTTTTAAGGGTCACAGAACAGAGAACTTGAGTCAGTTAATCTACAGTATCCTGAACTCTTCATGTGAGTGGGATAAATGTAATATGTGATCAGTTGAAGCATCATTTTATAAACCACTCAGAAATGCGTACATGGGAGTAATGGTGACATCCTTGCAATCTTGCAACCAGCATCAGCATAGTCTGCTCATAGCCTATGAATTACATTGTCAAGCACAATTATAGAATTTACATGGTTTACTCCAAGACTTTTGTATAAATTCTCTAAGGATGTATGGACGATTGCAACTCTTTTTGGACtagatttcctttgtttctgtattttaaacttggtgtttttaacaattttttaGGACACACTAAGTTCACTGGACTTCATAACAATGTAGAAAGCAAACATTAGCATTATTGTCATCGCTCTTCAGGAGTAAAGGgaatttttctcattgctgtgagatgataattctgtatgtgtgtatgctgccATCTAGTGGCTATCTTATAGAATTACTCCTCTAGTTTAATTAGCATCCAAAacatgttttggtttgtttggtttggttttttgagtaaGAAAGATTACtttttgatgtgtgtgtctaACTGCGGAAATTTAAAAGACCAAAATTACTTTCTGTATACAATAAGACTTCTCAGTAGGGAGGCCTTCCTAGAAATAGTGATTTGTTCATGTGGCAGAAAGGAATTTGGAAATTTATCCTTAATATAATTAAGATCAGAGTCCCTGTGGATGTCCCTTTTGAATCAaggatttaaaataaagaagatcATACTCTTGAGACACCTTGAAATGAAGACAATCGTAGTGCCAAATTAAATAAACTAGATTACTTTCAGAAATTACAAGAATACGTTTttgaagctcactatgtagcctaggttggatTTGAACACCCAGTTTGCTTCAGCCTGGGATTCTCTCTGAATACTAGTACCTAAATATGAATCACTAATATTAGCTTAAGGACATTTATTCACAGTAGCACCAACATGGACACCTATGACAACTGATGCTTTTAACATAGATTTTAAAGTACTGTTAATTTTTAAGGTGGTCCAGAGATAATTTTTCAGAaacaacatttctttttctcttattgcttCATCTCCATAATTTACAACAGTGTACTATGCATTCAGATCACCATCTAGTATAGTATTTCTCAACCTATCTACTTCTCTGACGCATTAGTACAGTTCCTCCTATTGTGGTGACTGataatcataaaattactttatttcaactttataactataattttgttactgttataaacCACAATGCATATCTGCTATGTGACCCACAAAAGGACTGAGACCCATAGTTTGAAAATTACTGCTCTAGGGCCTGCATTGTTATCTGGACTTCATCACTCTTGACTATCCAAGGATACTGGCCAAGGTCCCTAAGTTTGTTTTGTGTAGAAGCCATCAGTTTTTGCACTATCAAAGCCAGATCCCTTAATTTCTATGGAGATTAATGAAACTCactactaattttttttcagtatttgtcTAATTTTTTAGCTATGAATTTGGACATCATGATTCTCAAATACATGTCACATGTCTGAAGGCACCTAAGATTGACTTGGGGTTGTGTCAGAATTGTTGCTCTGTCATGTACATGAGAGAGTTATTCACATCCTCTTAGATTCAGGTTCTTCTGCTGTTATGTCATAGATTTGTTGTGATGACCAAACAATTGTCATAGTCACAGTTCATAGGACTAAGTCACAATGTAGGAAATGCCACCAGTGTCCCTTGCATCTCAACTGATGCTGTGTTTTAGACTTACCATTTTCAACATGTTCTTGGCTGGCGGGGACACTTTTCTCCTGAAGGCATTATGTGTATTGACAATTTCCTCTTGTGGTTCAGTTTGTGATTCTGTGATGAGTTTATTATAAAGAGCTCTATGCAGATTGAGAGGCTACcagaaaattattaattaatatcaCTTCTTTGAAATGACCCTTGTCACCTGAAGTCTATTACATACAGATCTATAGGCAACGTGAAATTAGAACTTACAGGGAACAAACAATAATATTCAGTATTCAGAAATTATTAGTATTCAAGTTTTAAGGATTTCTAAATTCTTGTGTTGAAAACAGTACACAGATTATGCTGTTTTTAGAAATTTTCAAGTTTAAGATTCATACTTAGAGTCAAATAGAAGTTCTTGTTATTAGGCAATATAAATCACAGAGGCCATGCTTGACATCTCTTGTTCACTGAATGACTCTCTCCCTTAGCTCATTTTCTATACAGCTGCTGAAAGCAATGCCTATACTCTCTAAATGAACAATGTACACTTGAGTCCTTGTTaaagtgcgtgtgtgtgtgtgtgtgtgtgtgtaagaaccaAAATCACAAGTGTATTTGAGCATGTGACTAAGTGTTCTTTTCACACCCCAGAGGTATTATATCATTTTTGTTTATATCTAAAAAACCccagtagatttttaaaaacaagtgggTGTGCTAAAGAGCATTAAGTAAAATTCCAACTCAGAATGCAGCTTTGAATGTatgactcttttaaaaaaaactatatacatTTTACTTCTTAACTCATTAAGAAGAAAAAACTGTTTCCTAAAATAGTCCTGTGTTCACATCAGTTGTCATAAAGGattgttttatatgtgtggtTTGTACACACATATAGTTCTCAAGGATTCTTTTATCGGTTATCAAAAATAATGTGTAATTTGAGTGGTGTATGTTTCTTCCTTAGCTACCTCTGGTTTATTGAGATAAATTTAAGAATGGTCAGAATCCAGAGTAGTGCCTTGATCAAACAGAAGTCATTCAGGTCAAGAGAAGGCATCCCCATGGAACCTCTAGAGACCACCAGCCCCTTTCAAAGGATCATGCTGACAGGTTGATGCAATCAGCTCTAGTctatattaaagaaaaacttagaGAGTCACAAGAATTCACAGACTTACTCCTCTGggcattttatttctatgaaaaacATAACATTTGCCTCTCTGTTAATCTCCAAATATTTACAAcctctaaaataaaacaataaatgaatgtctatttttttctgatattctGTTTCATTTACTTTAATTAAAATCAAATCTCCTATGTAAATTCATCTTGTCCACCCAGATTCTTTAACCATTGGATAATAGTCTAATATCCACATATTTGCCTGAAAACCTCTGAAGTCTTAGGtccttgtgaattttttttctgaactctgttaGTGCTCacactttttaaatttgtgttccAAAATTGCACTGAAGTATCCTAGACTACCAGGTCACAAAAGCACATGTGAGTTTTTGGCTACccacctttcttttgttctttatcaTGCAGCCCTATACTTTATGTTACCTCTAGTTTTTGTTGTCTTTCCACAGAAAAGGAGGGAAACAATCAGAATCAGAGGGAAGGTTGAAGAAACCTTCCATAAATCTTAATATTCAATATTCAGCTTCTTAGATGATCATTGGGTCATGGATATCATATAGAATGGGACACTATAGTGACACCAATCCATACACTCTAGTAGCTGATAAGAATAATATtatgtgattgtttttttttttttatcttaaaaacatCTCCTTGTGGCTAATgagaaacaccacacacacacacacacatacacattctagTTCTACAAAAAAACTATTAATATTAAGTTAATAATTAGATAAATTATTAGATAAAGTAAATTAAGGTCCATGTAATTGTCCATGTCTTATTTGGGTTGCTAATGATGAATTATCATTCACTGATCACAAACTGGTAAGACACTCCACCTATTTTACCACTGAGGATGTTGgtatttttccattaatattaAAGTCATCATTATCAGtaacaccatcatcatcaccatcattattttattttgtaattctaGGGATTGAATTCTGGGCATCACATATACAAGGCAAGTGTTATAATACTGAGTTAAATCACTAgccaaaggttttatttttatgagcaGTCAGATCCAGGCATCATACATTGATTCCATTGCCTGAGTCTCTTACACATATTTGTATTTGAACCTTtcaatttcatatttaattttaaattataacatTCTTAAAATCAAAAAGAATATAGCTCAAAGGAAGACATGGTTATGTGGGAGGAAACATAACAATAACAATATTTgtctattttcttcctttctgtttatgAAAACACATAGGTAAATTGTAAAGAAGTTCTTGTCTatgcttttattatttctctccctccatccttcctctctTTTATCACATTCCATGCTAgcctgtcttcttttattttttcttattgtttataaaaaaagacatagacttgAGCCCAGTGAGTTAAAGTGGAAGTTGATCTTTAAGCCTCATCAAATCTAGTCATCAAAATTTGATAGTTTACTTTGGGCCTTCTATTCTTGGTTgcatcctttcttcttctgtattAAGAATAGGAGTtgttggggatggagagatggctcagtggttaagagcaatgattGTTCTGCCAGGGGTCCTGATTTCAatcctcagcaaccacatggcagctcacaaccatatgtaatggaatctgatgccctcttctggtgtgtctggagatagctacagtgtagtcatagacataaaatagataaataattctttttataaaacaaaataagacttgTCGAGCTGCATCATTATATGAAGCATATGAATAACTGATACACCCCTCTCATACCTCTAGGTTTCATCAAAGGGTTGTTCGGTATCCTTAAGTAAAATATAGTTATGTAACATCTAATTTTTACATACTCTGATAGTCTCAACAGGAACAAAGACAGTAACAAACAATAACAAGATTGAGTTTTCATTGTCATATCTGGAAAATATAATTAACAATATTTTAGATTATTCTTAATGTGTAAAaaactattttctaaaaaaaCTTGAACTGCTGTTTACATTGTTAGTTTTTTGTTAATGGGACGTGAGAATAAGTTCAATATTATGCCTTAGCTAAGGGGACTcagaaaataatatatacttGATTTAAATGATACAAACTCAAAATGTAAACTCCCAAATTTCCAGAGACTGAATATACATAACTATGTGTTAATAGGGAATTAAAATAGCAAATGGCATTTAGGTTGCTCACCAAGTGATTAAAGCTAAGAGAGATTattctacattttcttcattgatctAAATTAACCCTAAAGGTACgtaattgtaaaagaaaaagtcaagacACAATAGCTATAACATATAACATGAGACAGAGTCCATCGGCCATTTATTATTTGAGAGAATACATAGAAGGCAGGTGATCATGTTATTACTAATGTATGTGAGTGATTTTAAAGATATTCTGTACATTTGACTTAAAGATATTCTGTACATTTTCGTTACTTGGCTAAAAAATAATTGTCTTTGAGTTGTAACAAAATTAGTACTAAtggatttttattgttatttaatcgAGACCATCAATCCCAAAGATACTAATGAGTGTAAGCTTTTAAATGGGTTGGCACTTTTTTGCTAACAAACCTATTATGTATATTTCTATAAACCTGCCCAGTTATCTTTTATTGAAATTTCTAATCTGAAAA is a genomic window containing:
- the LOC117701995 gene encoding cysteine-rich secretory protein 1-like; the protein is YDNENSILLLFVTVFVPVETIRPLNLHRALYNKLITESQTEPQEEIVNTHNAFRRKVSPPAKNMLKMSWSSAAAENARILARYCDKSQSDAIERRLPNTFCGENMFMEHYPSSWSKVIEIWYNESKYFKYGEWPSTDDDIQTDHYTQMVWASSYLVGCDVASCRRKKAATYLYVCHYCHEGNNQDTLNMPYKVGSPCDDCPNNCEDGLCTNPCLYYDEYNDCDKQVKLYGCSHRAVQPFCKASCLCTTEIK